In Oncorhynchus gorbuscha isolate QuinsamMale2020 ecotype Even-year linkage group LG02, OgorEven_v1.0, whole genome shotgun sequence, a single genomic region encodes these proteins:
- the hpda gene encoding 4-hydroxyphenylpyruvate dioxygenase codes for MTTYTDKGEKPEKGKFVKFHHVTFWVGNAKQAAVFYCDKMGFEPVAYKGLETGSREVVSHVIKQDKIFFVFESALNPGNEEMGEHLMKHGDGVKDIAFQVEDLEFLINKAKERGAVVVKEPWIEQDSYGKVRCAVILTYGDTTHTLIEYLGPYKGLFLPGYNASVVKDCLLPKLPPGLLNFIDHIVGNQPDDAMVPVSDWYQNCLLFHRFWSIDDKQMHTQYSALRSIVVTNYEETVKMPINEPAPGVKKSQIQEYCDYNGGPGVQHIALNTSDIIQAIVNLRARGMDFLAAPDAYYESLRENLKTSKIKVKEDLKRLQELKILVDFDDKGYLLQIFTKPVQDRPTLFLEVIQRHNHFGFGAGNFKSLFEAIEKDQDARGNLTVYN; via the exons GCGGCTGTGTTCTACTGTGACAAGATGGGCTTTGAGCCAGTGGCCTACAAGGGTCTGGAGACCGGCAGCCGAGAGGTGGTGTCCCATGTCATTAAACAGGATAAG atattTTTTGTCTTCGAATCTGCTCTGAATCCAGGAAATGAAG AAATGGGGGAACACTTGATGAAGCACGGGGATGGGGTCAAAGACATTGCTTTCCAAGTGGAGGACCTCGAATTCTTAATCAAT AAAGCTAAAGAACGAGGAGCCGTGGTGGTTAAGGAGCCTTGGATTGAACAAGATAGCTACGGCAAAGTCAGGTGTGCTGTCATTCTGACG TATGGTGATACAACACACACTCTCATTGAGTACCTGGGTCCCTACAAAGGCCTGTTTCTGCCCGGATACAACGCATCTGTGGTAAAGGACTGCCTGCTACCCAAACT GCCGCCAGGACTCCTGAACTTCATCGATCACATTGTGGGAAACCAACCAGACGATGCAATGGTGCCCGTGTCAGACTG GTATCAGAACTGCTTGCTGTTCCACCGGTTCTGGTCGATAGACGACAAACAGATGCACACACAATACAGCGCCCTGAGGTCCATCGTAGTGACCAACTATGAGGAGACCGTCAAGATGCCAATCAACGAACCTGCTCCTGGCGTGAAGAAGTCGCAAATCCAG GAGTATTGTGACTACAATGGAGGGCCTGGTGTCCAGCACATCGCCCTGAACACATCCGACATCATTCAAGCT ATCGTGAACCTCCGAGCCCGGGGGATGGACTTCCTGGCAGCCCCTGATGCTTACTATGAGAGCCTGAGGGAGAACCTCAAGACATCCAAGATCAAGGTGAAGGAGGACCTCAAGAGGCTACAG GAACTGAAAATCTTAGTTGACTTCGATGACAAGGGCTACCTGCTCCAAATCTTCACCAAACCCGTGCAGGACCGACCAACCCTTTTTTTGGAAGTCATTCAGCGTCACAACCACTTT GGCTTCGGGGCAGGAAACTTCAAGTCTCTGTTCGAGGCCATTGAGAAGGACCAGGATGCTAGGGGCAACCTCACCGTTTACAACTAA